One region of Halohasta litchfieldiae genomic DNA includes:
- a CDS encoding TRAM domain-containing protein, with amino-acid sequence MDISEELTCLFTAEVEEHDQSYVLEVPKQEVDVGYVDPAEDYQIALVGTAENPSQSAPSQSSDTHDQQPETDQPPVSKGENRVVEISELGDQGDGLARVERGFVVIVPETKKGQRVRIKIETVRETVAFAHVLEHLGSADSMASN; translated from the coding sequence ATGGATATCTCCGAAGAACTCACCTGTCTGTTTACTGCTGAAGTCGAAGAACACGACCAATCGTACGTTCTTGAAGTACCTAAACAGGAAGTTGATGTCGGCTACGTCGACCCTGCTGAAGATTACCAAATTGCACTTGTCGGGACCGCTGAGAACCCCTCACAGTCGGCTCCTTCACAATCAAGCGATACCCACGATCAGCAACCGGAGACTGATCAGCCACCCGTAAGCAAAGGCGAAAATCGGGTTGTCGAGATCTCGGAGTTAGGAGATCAAGGAGATGGTCTTGCCCGCGTAGAGCGTGGTTTCGTCGTAATCGTTCCTGAGACCAAGAAAGGACAGCGGGTTCGGATTAAAATCGAAACGGTGCGAGAGACAGTTGCGTTTGCACACGTGCTCGAACATCTCGGTAGTGCCGACTCCATGGCTTCAAATTAG
- a CDS encoding Cdc6/Cdc18 family protein, whose amino-acid sequence MTEFSDMSPIFQQEEVLREEYRPNDLPERTDEMEDLHMSLAPAARGVGANNVFLHGKAGQGKTAAAKAKLSELQAHAEEESDHLDLTTAYVSCESHDLSTSYKTASRIYQELTGNSRPTGYATDVVMDMMFEAMNDIGGTIIIVLDEIDTLGDDDRILYSLPRARAQDYVEDHVYPSIIGISNDLQWRDNLSPKVKSSLYDDSVLFSPYDATQLQQILRRRAAKAFRDTELIPLNEPDTDGDLNGTVVKIDQSEREYLFRSSVLTDDVIPLIAALSAQDTGDARQAIKYLRKAGELADKHGDDRVSADHAREAQALVEREAVVEAMREMTTQAHLALAALTALELSGDAPVRAKPIYGVYKSVASRIDADKLGQRRFKDHLRELDMQGIADGEKVTAGSIGGPAWEYQLQVDTEIAVEVIKDTTRFADIDFERISADRPNA is encoded by the coding sequence ATGACCGAGTTCTCGGATATGTCACCTATCTTTCAACAGGAAGAAGTTCTTCGTGAAGAATATCGCCCTAACGATCTCCCAGAACGAACCGACGAAATGGAGGATCTCCATATGTCGTTGGCTCCTGCCGCCCGAGGAGTCGGTGCTAATAACGTGTTTCTCCACGGGAAAGCTGGCCAAGGGAAAACTGCTGCTGCGAAAGCAAAGCTCTCTGAACTTCAGGCACACGCTGAGGAGGAATCTGACCACTTAGATCTTACGACAGCATATGTCTCCTGTGAATCTCACGACCTCTCGACATCATATAAAACCGCTTCGCGCATCTACCAAGAACTCACCGGCAACAGTCGTCCAACAGGCTACGCGACAGATGTAGTGATGGACATGATGTTCGAGGCAATGAACGATATTGGTGGCACGATTATCATCGTCCTCGACGAAATCGATACCCTCGGTGATGACGACAGGATTCTCTATAGTCTTCCCCGAGCCCGAGCCCAGGACTACGTTGAAGATCACGTCTACCCCAGTATCATCGGTATCAGTAATGACCTCCAGTGGCGAGATAATCTCAGTCCGAAAGTGAAGAGTTCACTGTACGATGATTCTGTGCTTTTTTCACCATATGATGCGACACAACTCCAACAGATTCTCCGCCGGCGCGCAGCGAAGGCGTTTCGCGATACCGAACTTATCCCACTCAACGAACCCGACACCGATGGAGATTTGAATGGAACTGTCGTCAAAATTGATCAATCCGAACGAGAGTATTTGTTCCGAAGTAGTGTGTTAACCGACGACGTAATTCCTCTCATCGCTGCGCTCTCGGCACAGGATACTGGAGATGCTCGACAGGCCATCAAATACCTTCGTAAGGCTGGTGAATTGGCAGATAAACACGGTGATGATCGAGTTAGTGCGGATCACGCTCGCGAAGCTCAAGCACTTGTAGAACGGGAAGCCGTCGTCGAGGCAATGCGAGAAATGACGACACAAGCCCATCTCGCCCTTGCCGCCCTCACTGCTTTAGAACTCTCTGGGGATGCTCCTGTCCGAGCAAAACCGATCTACGGTGTGTACAAGAGTGTTGCCTCACGAATTGATGCTGACAAACTCGGTCAGCGCCGATTTAAAGACCATCTCCGTGAACTCGATATGCAGGGAATCGCCGATGGAGAAAAGGTGACGGCAGGTTCGATCGGTGGGCCAGCATGGGAGTACCAGCTGCAAGTTGATACCGAGATCGCAGTCGAAGTTATCAAGGATACGACTCGATTCGCAGATATCGATTTTGAGCGCATCAGTGCTGATCGACCGAACGCCTAG
- a CDS encoding RNA-guided endonuclease InsQ/TnpB family protein yields the protein MKQTAEKTVVAKIFTNDLTQSKLDAINHEYEAFQRYIRGDEEADLYSATKQCADAYVDTDNLRDDHDYPWFIRNDVFDVGVDVEQHDTDLTDWWLKLPVSQVWGGVNVPIQPHDEIPDEADVKDSKIVRVNGDYYAHLTVQQEVEVSEEYGGVIGVDFGVRWVATSVALPSRNTEFYGREIRRIRRHHHDLRTRLQEKGAYGTLQSVKVKEYRQVNDRLHKISRAIVEEAKECDALIVVGDLEGIQNQDLGAEMNRRLHSMPHHTLKTYIEYKAMFAGIAVKSVNEYMTSQTCWRCGEQEATTRKGQGQHLCHECGLDDNADKNGATNIAKKGLGKDIACPLSSLGAVCEPVLGPSGADQASATVCLRADLEAPASTKRTVR from the coding sequence ATGAAACAGACTGCCGAGAAAACGGTCGTGGCAAAAATCTTCACCAACGACCTAACGCAGTCGAAACTTGACGCCATCAACCACGAGTATGAGGCGTTCCAGCGATACATTCGTGGTGACGAGGAAGCAGATCTCTACTCGGCCACGAAACAATGCGCCGATGCCTACGTGGACACCGACAACCTGCGCGACGACCACGACTACCCGTGGTTCATCCGTAACGACGTGTTCGACGTTGGTGTTGACGTGGAACAGCACGATACCGACCTGACGGACTGGTGGCTGAAACTCCCCGTATCGCAGGTCTGGGGTGGCGTGAACGTCCCGATTCAACCGCACGACGAGATTCCAGACGAAGCCGACGTGAAGGACTCAAAAATTGTTCGGGTAAATGGGGACTACTACGCCCACCTGACGGTTCAGCAAGAGGTGGAAGTCAGCGAGGAGTACGGCGGTGTTATCGGCGTGGATTTCGGTGTTCGGTGGGTAGCAACGTCGGTGGCGTTGCCATCCCGCAACACCGAGTTCTACGGCAGAGAAATTCGCCGCATCCGCCGTCATCATCATGACCTTCGCACTCGCCTGCAAGAGAAAGGAGCCTACGGCACGCTCCAGTCGGTCAAGGTGAAGGAGTACCGTCAGGTGAACGACCGCCTCCACAAGATTTCACGCGCCATCGTGGAGGAAGCAAAAGAGTGTGACGCGCTTATCGTGGTCGGGGATCTCGAAGGTATCCAGAATCAAGACCTCGGCGCGGAGATGAATCGTCGGCTCCACTCGATGCCACATCATACGCTCAAGACCTACATCGAGTATAAGGCGATGTTCGCGGGTATCGCAGTGAAGTCCGTGAACGAGTATATGACGAGTCAGACGTGTTGGCGGTGTGGCGAGCAGGAAGCGACGACCCGCAAGGGACAGGGCCAACACCTGTGCCATGAGTGCGGGTTGGACGACAACGCGGACAAGAACGGTGCGACGAACATCGCAAAGAAAGGATTGGGTAAGGACATCGCGTGCCCACTATCCAGTCTCGGCGCAGTCTGTGAACCTGTGCTCGGACCGAGCGGTGCTGACCAAGCCTCTGCCACGGTATGCTTGCGAGCCGACTTGGAAGCCCCTGCCTCAACGAAGCGAACCGTTAGGTGA